A part of Triplophysa dalaica isolate WHDGS20190420 chromosome 17, ASM1584641v1, whole genome shotgun sequence genomic DNA contains:
- the psme4b gene encoding proteasome activator complex subunit 4B isoform X2, which translates to MKKDQAEISGFVPQKEIVYNKLLPYADKLDRESNDILAQIKGNLGRAVQLRELWPGVLFWTRKLSTYLRLYGRKFSKEDHVLFIKLLYELVTIPKLEISMMQSFARLLINLLKKKELLSRDDLELPWRPLYDLYESILYSKTEHLGLNWFPNSVENVLKTLVKSCRLYFPESATQEMLDEWRPLLCPFDVTMQKAIAYFELFLPTIMPPEQHHKGFKLWFDELMDLWVSVQNLPVWEGSLVNIFARLANDNIGYVNWDPYIPQIFTRILRSFNLPVGTSQMVVHRYLTNSYDIGHVVLWVSAMLGGQQNQVQKQLNGLFSSIASFYHPSNNGRWLMKLMKLLQRLPASVVRRLHRERYKKPCWISPVPPSHRLTDQDVTEFVESMIQPVLMAMFSKTGSMDAAQALQNLALMRPELVIPSVLEKTYPAMETLTEPHQLTATLSCMIGMARSLLSGDRHYPEGPAHVLPLLMRALPGVDPNDFSKCMITFQFIATFTTLVPLVDCSSALHEKNDLTEMERELCSASAEFEDFVLQFMDRCFALIDSSTLEQTREETETEKMTHLESLVELGLSSTFSTILTQCSMEIFKVALEKVFNFATTNIFETRVAGRMVADMCRASAKCHPAESLRLFVPHCCNAITHLTANGDVLNEEELDKELLWNLQLLSEVTRVDGEKLLPYRTQLVQILQLTLRLRCKQGYTLACNLLHHILRSTALTYPTDYCSVPGGFNKPLQEYLPIKDWGRPGDLWNLDIQWHVPSMEETAFVFYILDLLLQPELQRLQKFAQGEQDMSRDDVLQSLCIVQHCLLGAGSMLPSLEGLPVTGLVTSMVVLEETKLYIGVDYDMSRENYRDAICKVMRQLLHYILEHSEDDTKSLFAVIKILSDLMHFKGSHKHEFDSRWKSFNLVKKSMENRLHGKKKHIRALLIDRVLLQHEMRKLLVEGCEYKTVHQDLLRDLLRLSTSTYSQVRSKAQNVLFTALGTYNFCCRDITPRVLELLKPTRTDVTQQQFKGALYCLLGNHGGVCIANLHDWDCIAQTWPAIVRSGLSSAMSLEKPSIVRLFDDLADKVHRQYETIGIDFTVPENAVLLGQSITKSSQPTPHMGTPTDQELERGLALQKAKNQDAVEKYEGLVRDLLECLDDRDLPWKFEHIAIGFLSLLLRDDHPLPAPAVCFLVQSLIHDALVVRKMAIAAVAGILKQLKRTRKKVPINPSEISGVTEPKGLVSGDRPGNDWLQYHSDSLPHNQQTWETFCFVEKTHWGYHSWPKKLMVYAPPNEQPQDLCTENMSEREHIIYEHFTDPTFISQLIKFLSLEDRKGKDKFNPRRFCLFKGLFRNYSNAFLSVLKPHMETLAADSHESTQRCVAEIIAGLIRGSKHWSFNKVEELWQFLIPLMRTALSKITVETYADWGTCVATACESRDPRKLHWLLEMLMECPLSGEGGSFVDACHLYVLQGGLAQQEWRVPELLHRLLSYLEPKLTQVYKNVRERIGSVLTYIFMIDVTLPYTRPTKSPQIAQFTERILSKLKPLMEGDEEIQNHVVEENGVGEQDERTQAIKLLKTVLKWQMASAGRSFSTPVPQQLQLLPLLFKIAPVENDDSYDELKRDAKTCLSLMSQGLLYPDQIPLVLEVLHEIAGSSSWHARFSVLTYLQIMVFYNLFTILNTEHAVQEVRDLVIRLLEDEQLEVREMAATTLSGFMQCNFLTMDPSMQTHFEALCKTRLPKKRKREVGSVVDTIPSVDLVRRHAGVLGLSACILSSPYDVPIWMPQILMDLSAHLNDTQPIEMTVKKTLSNFRRTHHDNWLEHKQQFTDDQLVVLTDLLVSPCYYA; encoded by the exons ATGAAAAAGGACCAGGCCGAGATATCAGGTTTTGTCCCACAGAAAGAGATCGTCTACAACAAACTTCTCCCGTACGCAGATAAACTAGACCGCGAATCAAATGACATTTTGGCCCAGATTAAAGGGAACTTGGGTCGGGCTGTCCAGCTCCGAGAATTATGGCCCGGGGTTTTGTTTTGGACCAGAAAACTTTCCAC GTACCTCCGTCTCTACGGGAGAAAGTTCAGCAAGGAGGACCATGTGCTCTTCATCAAGCTTTTGTACGAGCTGGTCACCATCCCCAAGCTGGAGATCAGCATGATGCAAAGCTTTGCTCGACTTCTCATCAACTTATTAAA GAAGAAAGAACTACTGTCCCGTGATGACTTGGAGTTGCCTTGGAGGCCTTTGTACGATCTCTATGAGAGTATCCTGTACTCCAAAACCGAGCATCTTGGTCTTAACTGGTTCCCAAA ctcaGTGGAGAATGTGTTGAAGACGCTAGTCAAGAGCTGCCGACT tTATTTCCCAGAGTCTGCCACACAGGAGATGCTGGATGAGTGGCGACCGTTACTGTGCCCGTTTGATGTCACTATGCAGAAGGCCATTGCCTACTTTGAGCTGTTCTTGCCCACCATCATGCCCCCAGAACAGCATCACAAAGGCTTCAA gtTATGGTTTGATGAGCTCATGGATCTGTGGGTCTCGGTGCAGAACTTACCTGTGTGGGAGGGT AGTCTTGTGAATATTTTTGCTCGCCTGGCTAATGACAACATTGGCTATGTGAACTGGGATCCCTACATTCCCCAG ATCTTCACCAGGATCCTGCGGAGCTTTAACCTGCCTGTTGGCACCAGCCAAATGGTAGTTCATAGGTACTTAACCAACTCTTACGATATTGGTCATGTCGTCCTGTGGGTTTCAGCCATGCTG GGTGGTCAACAGAACCAGGTCCAGAAACAGCTTAATGGACTCTTCAGCAGTATAGCATCCTTTTACCACCCCTCCAACAACGGCCGCTGGCTG ATGAAGTTGATGAAGCTTCTACAGCGTCTGCCTGCCAGCGTGGTTCGACGGCTACACCGGGAACGCTACAAGAAGCCCTGCTGGATCAGTCCTGTTCCCCCCAGCCACAGGCTCACTGATCAGGATGTGACAGAGTTTGTAGAGAGCATGATACAGCCGGTGCTGATGGCCATGTTCAGTAAGACAGGCAGCATGGATGCAGCACAGGCCCTGCAGAACCTCGCCCTCATGAGACCAGAGCTGGTCATCCCATCTGTGCTGGAGAA GACGTATCCAGCGATGGAGACGCTGACAGAGCCACACCAGCTCACCGCCACCCTCAGCTGCATGATTGGCATGGCCCGAAGTCTCCTCAGCGGCGACCGACATTATCCAGAAGGGCCCGCGCACGTCCTGCCCCTTCTTATGAGAGCCCTTCCTGGCGTCGACCCCAATGACTTCAGCAAATGCATG ATCACCTTTCAGTTCATTGCTACTTTCACTACTTTAGTGCCTTTGGTGGATTGTTCGTCGGCCCTCCATGAGAAGAATGACTTGACAGAG ATGGAGAGAGAGTTGTGTTCAGCCTCTGCAGAGTTTGAGGACTTTGTTCTGCAGTTTATGGACAG GTGTTTTGCATTGATTGACAGCAGCACCCTGGAACAGACACGTGAGGAAACTGAGACTGAGAAGATGACTCATCTGGAGAGTCTAGTGGAGCTGGGCCTCTCATCCACCTTTAGCACTATTCTGACACAATGCTCCATGGAGATCTTTAAG GTGGCTCTTGAGAAAGTCTTTAATTTTGCCACCACCAACATATTTGAGACCCGTGTTGCAGGCAGGATGGTAGCTGACATGTGCAGAGCTTCTGCTAAG TGTCACCCTGCTGAGTCTCTCAGGCTGTTTGTACCACACTGCTGCAACGCCATTACTCACCTCACTGCCA atggGGATGTTTTGAATGAGGAGGAGCTGGATAAAGAACTGCTCTGGAATCTTCAGCTGCTGTCTGAG GTTACTCGTGTGGATGGAGAAAAGCTCCTGCCGTACCGTACACAGCTGGTGCAGATTCTTCAGCTGACCCTGCGGCTGCGCTGTAAGCAGGGCTACACTCTGGCCTGCAACCTGCTGCACCACATCCTGCGCTCCACGGCCCTCACCTACCCCACAGACTACTGCAGCGTGCCCGGAGGCTTCAACAAACCCCTGCAAGAGTACCTGCCCATTAAG GACTGGGGTCGTCCAGGAGACCTGTGGAACCTGGATATCCAGTGGCACGTGCCGAGCATGGAGGAGACGGCGTTTGTGTTTTACATCCTGGACTTGCTGCTGCAGCCAGAGCTGCAGCGTCTGCAGAAATTTGCTCAAGGAGAGCAGGATATGAGCAG GGATGATGTTCTTCAGAGTCTCTGTATAGTCCAGCACTGTTTACTGGGAGCTGGCAGCATGCTCCCCTCTTTAGAAGGACTCCCAGTCACTGGCCT TGTTACAAGCATGGTTGTCCTGGAGGAAACAAAGCTGTACATTGGTGTTGACTATG ACATGTCCAGAGAAAACTATCGTGACGCAATCTGCAAAGTGATGAGACAGTTGCTTC ATTACATTCTGGAACACTCAGAGGACGACACCAAATCCCTCTTTGCTGTTATCAAG ATCCTTAGCGACTTGATGCACTTTAAAGGTTCCCACAAACACGAGTTTGACTCCCGTTGGAAGAGTTTTAACCTGGTGAAGAAGTCTATGGAGAACAGG CTTCATGGCAAGAAAAAGCATATTCGAGCGCTTCTGATCGACAGAGTTCTACTTCAGCATGAG ATGCGTAAGCTGTTGGTAGAGGGTTGTGAATACAAGACTGTTCATCAGGACCTACTTAGGGACCTTCTACGTCTCTCAACCAGCACCTACAGTCAG GTCCGCAGCAAGGCCCAGAACGTGTTGTTTACAGCACTGGGCACATACAACTTCTGCTGCAGAGATATTACTCCACGTGTCCTGGAGCTGCTGAAACCCACACGAACTGATGTCACCCAGCAACAGTTCAAG GGAGCGCTGTACTGCTTGCTCGGGAACCATGGTGGAGTGTGCATTGCCAACCTACATGACTGGGACTGCATCGCTCAGACGTGGCCCGCCATAGTGCGCTCTGGCCTCAGCTCAGCTATGTCTTTGGAGAAACCATCCATCGTCAGGCTGTTCGATGACCTCGCTGACAAGGTCCACCGCCAGTACGAGACCATCGGCATCGATTTCACC GTACCTGAGAACGCTGTGTTACTGGGCCAGAGCATCACGAAGTCAAGCCAACCCACTCCGCACATGGGTACCCCTACAGACCAGGAGCTGGAGCGGGGCCTGGCACTTCAAAAAGCCAAAAACCAGGATGCGGTGGA GAAGTATGAAGGGCTCGTGAGAGATCTGTTGGAATGTCTAGATGACCGTGACTT GCCTTGGAAGTTTGAGCACATTGCTATTGGCTTCCTATCTCTACTATTAAGAGATGACCATCCTTTACCTGCCCCGGCAGTCTGCTTCCTTGTGCAGAGCCTCATCCACGATGCTCTTGTTGTGCGCAAG ATGGCGATCGCTGCTGTGGCGGGCATACTGAAGCAGCTCAAGAGAACCCGCAAGAAAGTTCCCATCAATCCCTCTGAGATTA GTGGGGTAACGGAGCCGAAGGGGCTGGTGTCAGGAGACAGGCCAGGAAATGACTGGCTGCAGTATCACAGCGATAGCCTGCCACACAACCAACAGACCTGGGAGACTTTCTGCTTTGTGGAAAAGACACACTGGGGCTACCACAGCTGGCCAAA GAAGCTGATGGTTTATGCTCCACCAAATGAACAGCCTCAGGACCTCTGCACTGAGAACATGAGTGAG AGGGAGCACATCATCTATGAACACTTCACAGATCCCACATTCATCAGTCAGCTCATCAAGTTCTTGTCTCTTGAGGACCGAAAGGGCAAAGACAAGTTCAACCCTCGACGCTTCTGTCTATTTAAG GGTCTTTTCCGGAACTACAGCAACGCGTTCCTCTCCGTTCTCAAGCCTCATATGGAGACCCTGGCAGCTGACTCTCATGAGAGCACCCAGCGCTGTGTGGCCGAGATCATCGCAGGTCTGATAAGAGGCAGCAAGCATTGGAGCTTTAACAAA GTGGAGGAATTATGGCAGTTCCTGATTCCATTGATGCGAACAGCGTTATCAAAGATTACTGTAGAGACGTACGCTGACTGGGGTACCTGTGTGGCAACTGCTTGT GAGAGCAGAGATCCACGAAAGCTCCACTGGCTTCTTGAGATGCTGATGGAATGTCCTCTCAGCGGGGAAGGAGGATCATTTGTAGATGCCTG tcACCTGTACGTGCTGCAGGGTGGTCTCGCTCAGCAGGAGTGGAGGGTCCCTGAGCTTCTTCACAGACTGTTGAGTTATTTGGAGCCAAAACTCACTCAGGTTTATAAGAATGTGAGGGAGCGCATCGGCAG CGTGCTGACGTACATTTTCATGATTGACGTCACCCTGCCGTACACTCGGCCCACTAAGTCCCCACAGATCGCCCAGTTCACAGAGAGAATCCTTTCGAAGCTGAAGCCCCTGATGGAGGGAGATGAAGAGATCCAAAATCACGTAGTGGAGGAAAACGGAGTGGGCGAGCAGGATGAAAGGACACAGGCCATCAAACTCCTGAAAACGGTCCTGAAGTGGCAGATGGCCAGTGCGGGGCGCTCTTTCTCCACACCAGTGCCACAGCAACTCCAGCTGCTGCCCCTGCTTTTTAAg ATTGCTCCTGTTGAAAACGATGACAGCTATGACGAACTGAAGAGAGATGCAAAGACGTGCCTGTCCCTCATGTCTCAGGGGCTTCTTTATCCCGATCAGATCCCTCTGGTGTTGGAGGTGCTACACGAG ATCGCTGGCAGCAGCTCTTGGCATGCTCGGTTCTCAGTGCTGACGTACCTACAAATAATGGTGTTCTATAATCTGTTCACCATATTGAACACTGAGCATGCCGTTCAGGAAGTGAGAGATCTGGTCATCAGACTGCTGGAGGACGAGCAGCTGGAG GTGAGGGAGATGGCCGCCACCACTCTGAGCGGCTTCATGCAGTGTAACTTTCTGACCATGGACCCCTCCATGCAGACTCATTTCGAAGCTTTATGTAAAACAAGACTGCccaagaaaagaaagagagaagtgGGATCCGTGGTGGACACTATACCTTCAGTTG ACCTGGTACGGCGTCACGCAGGAGTGCTGGGACTCAGCGCTTGCATCTTATCCAGCCCGTATGATGTCCCAATCTGGATGCCTCAGATTCTCATGGACCTCAGCGCACATCTCAATGACACACAGCCTATCGAG ATGACCGTGAAAAAGACTCTGTCTAATTTCCGCCGCACTCATCACGACAACTGGCTGGAACACAAGCAGCAGTTCACGGACGACCAGCTCGTGGTGCTCACAGACCTTCTCGTGTCACCCTGCTACTATGCATAG
- the psme4b gene encoding proteasome activator complex subunit 4B isoform X1 — protein sequence MKKDQAEISGFVPQKEIVYNKLLPYADKLDRESNDILAQIKGNLGRAVQLRELWPGVLFWTRKLSTYLRLYGRKFSKEDHVLFIKLLYELVTIPKLEISMMQSFARLLINLLKKKELLSRDDLELPWRPLYDLYESILYSKTEHLGLNWFPNYRAEASTKQKMLNFVRKRSVENVLKTLVKSCRLYFPESATQEMLDEWRPLLCPFDVTMQKAIAYFELFLPTIMPPEQHHKGFKLWFDELMDLWVSVQNLPVWEGSLVNIFARLANDNIGYVNWDPYIPQIFTRILRSFNLPVGTSQMVVHRYLTNSYDIGHVVLWVSAMLGGQQNQVQKQLNGLFSSIASFYHPSNNGRWLMKLMKLLQRLPASVVRRLHRERYKKPCWISPVPPSHRLTDQDVTEFVESMIQPVLMAMFSKTGSMDAAQALQNLALMRPELVIPSVLEKTYPAMETLTEPHQLTATLSCMIGMARSLLSGDRHYPEGPAHVLPLLMRALPGVDPNDFSKCMITFQFIATFTTLVPLVDCSSALHEKNDLTEMERELCSASAEFEDFVLQFMDRCFALIDSSTLEQTREETETEKMTHLESLVELGLSSTFSTILTQCSMEIFKVALEKVFNFATTNIFETRVAGRMVADMCRASAKCHPAESLRLFVPHCCNAITHLTANGDVLNEEELDKELLWNLQLLSEVTRVDGEKLLPYRTQLVQILQLTLRLRCKQGYTLACNLLHHILRSTALTYPTDYCSVPGGFNKPLQEYLPIKDWGRPGDLWNLDIQWHVPSMEETAFVFYILDLLLQPELQRLQKFAQGEQDMSRDDVLQSLCIVQHCLLGAGSMLPSLEGLPVTGLVTSMVVLEETKLYIGVDYDMSRENYRDAICKVMRQLLHYILEHSEDDTKSLFAVIKILSDLMHFKGSHKHEFDSRWKSFNLVKKSMENRLHGKKKHIRALLIDRVLLQHEMRKLLVEGCEYKTVHQDLLRDLLRLSTSTYSQVRSKAQNVLFTALGTYNFCCRDITPRVLELLKPTRTDVTQQQFKGALYCLLGNHGGVCIANLHDWDCIAQTWPAIVRSGLSSAMSLEKPSIVRLFDDLADKVHRQYETIGIDFTVPENAVLLGQSITKSSQPTPHMGTPTDQELERGLALQKAKNQDAVEKYEGLVRDLLECLDDRDLPWKFEHIAIGFLSLLLRDDHPLPAPAVCFLVQSLIHDALVVRKMAIAAVAGILKQLKRTRKKVPINPSEISGVTEPKGLVSGDRPGNDWLQYHSDSLPHNQQTWETFCFVEKTHWGYHSWPKKLMVYAPPNEQPQDLCTENMSEREHIIYEHFTDPTFISQLIKFLSLEDRKGKDKFNPRRFCLFKGLFRNYSNAFLSVLKPHMETLAADSHESTQRCVAEIIAGLIRGSKHWSFNKVEELWQFLIPLMRTALSKITVETYADWGTCVATACESRDPRKLHWLLEMLMECPLSGEGGSFVDACHLYVLQGGLAQQEWRVPELLHRLLSYLEPKLTQVYKNVRERIGSVLTYIFMIDVTLPYTRPTKSPQIAQFTERILSKLKPLMEGDEEIQNHVVEENGVGEQDERTQAIKLLKTVLKWQMASAGRSFSTPVPQQLQLLPLLFKIAPVENDDSYDELKRDAKTCLSLMSQGLLYPDQIPLVLEVLHEIAGSSSWHARFSVLTYLQIMVFYNLFTILNTEHAVQEVRDLVIRLLEDEQLEVREMAATTLSGFMQCNFLTMDPSMQTHFEALCKTRLPKKRKREVGSVVDTIPSVDLVRRHAGVLGLSACILSSPYDVPIWMPQILMDLSAHLNDTQPIEMTVKKTLSNFRRTHHDNWLEHKQQFTDDQLVVLTDLLVSPCYYA from the exons ATGAAAAAGGACCAGGCCGAGATATCAGGTTTTGTCCCACAGAAAGAGATCGTCTACAACAAACTTCTCCCGTACGCAGATAAACTAGACCGCGAATCAAATGACATTTTGGCCCAGATTAAAGGGAACTTGGGTCGGGCTGTCCAGCTCCGAGAATTATGGCCCGGGGTTTTGTTTTGGACCAGAAAACTTTCCAC GTACCTCCGTCTCTACGGGAGAAAGTTCAGCAAGGAGGACCATGTGCTCTTCATCAAGCTTTTGTACGAGCTGGTCACCATCCCCAAGCTGGAGATCAGCATGATGCAAAGCTTTGCTCGACTTCTCATCAACTTATTAAA GAAGAAAGAACTACTGTCCCGTGATGACTTGGAGTTGCCTTGGAGGCCTTTGTACGATCTCTATGAGAGTATCCTGTACTCCAAAACCGAGCATCTTGGTCTTAACTGGTTCCCAAA TTATCGAGCAGAAGCCtcaactaaacaaaaaatgcttaattttgtGCGCAAGCG ctcaGTGGAGAATGTGTTGAAGACGCTAGTCAAGAGCTGCCGACT tTATTTCCCAGAGTCTGCCACACAGGAGATGCTGGATGAGTGGCGACCGTTACTGTGCCCGTTTGATGTCACTATGCAGAAGGCCATTGCCTACTTTGAGCTGTTCTTGCCCACCATCATGCCCCCAGAACAGCATCACAAAGGCTTCAA gtTATGGTTTGATGAGCTCATGGATCTGTGGGTCTCGGTGCAGAACTTACCTGTGTGGGAGGGT AGTCTTGTGAATATTTTTGCTCGCCTGGCTAATGACAACATTGGCTATGTGAACTGGGATCCCTACATTCCCCAG ATCTTCACCAGGATCCTGCGGAGCTTTAACCTGCCTGTTGGCACCAGCCAAATGGTAGTTCATAGGTACTTAACCAACTCTTACGATATTGGTCATGTCGTCCTGTGGGTTTCAGCCATGCTG GGTGGTCAACAGAACCAGGTCCAGAAACAGCTTAATGGACTCTTCAGCAGTATAGCATCCTTTTACCACCCCTCCAACAACGGCCGCTGGCTG ATGAAGTTGATGAAGCTTCTACAGCGTCTGCCTGCCAGCGTGGTTCGACGGCTACACCGGGAACGCTACAAGAAGCCCTGCTGGATCAGTCCTGTTCCCCCCAGCCACAGGCTCACTGATCAGGATGTGACAGAGTTTGTAGAGAGCATGATACAGCCGGTGCTGATGGCCATGTTCAGTAAGACAGGCAGCATGGATGCAGCACAGGCCCTGCAGAACCTCGCCCTCATGAGACCAGAGCTGGTCATCCCATCTGTGCTGGAGAA GACGTATCCAGCGATGGAGACGCTGACAGAGCCACACCAGCTCACCGCCACCCTCAGCTGCATGATTGGCATGGCCCGAAGTCTCCTCAGCGGCGACCGACATTATCCAGAAGGGCCCGCGCACGTCCTGCCCCTTCTTATGAGAGCCCTTCCTGGCGTCGACCCCAATGACTTCAGCAAATGCATG ATCACCTTTCAGTTCATTGCTACTTTCACTACTTTAGTGCCTTTGGTGGATTGTTCGTCGGCCCTCCATGAGAAGAATGACTTGACAGAG ATGGAGAGAGAGTTGTGTTCAGCCTCTGCAGAGTTTGAGGACTTTGTTCTGCAGTTTATGGACAG GTGTTTTGCATTGATTGACAGCAGCACCCTGGAACAGACACGTGAGGAAACTGAGACTGAGAAGATGACTCATCTGGAGAGTCTAGTGGAGCTGGGCCTCTCATCCACCTTTAGCACTATTCTGACACAATGCTCCATGGAGATCTTTAAG GTGGCTCTTGAGAAAGTCTTTAATTTTGCCACCACCAACATATTTGAGACCCGTGTTGCAGGCAGGATGGTAGCTGACATGTGCAGAGCTTCTGCTAAG TGTCACCCTGCTGAGTCTCTCAGGCTGTTTGTACCACACTGCTGCAACGCCATTACTCACCTCACTGCCA atggGGATGTTTTGAATGAGGAGGAGCTGGATAAAGAACTGCTCTGGAATCTTCAGCTGCTGTCTGAG GTTACTCGTGTGGATGGAGAAAAGCTCCTGCCGTACCGTACACAGCTGGTGCAGATTCTTCAGCTGACCCTGCGGCTGCGCTGTAAGCAGGGCTACACTCTGGCCTGCAACCTGCTGCACCACATCCTGCGCTCCACGGCCCTCACCTACCCCACAGACTACTGCAGCGTGCCCGGAGGCTTCAACAAACCCCTGCAAGAGTACCTGCCCATTAAG GACTGGGGTCGTCCAGGAGACCTGTGGAACCTGGATATCCAGTGGCACGTGCCGAGCATGGAGGAGACGGCGTTTGTGTTTTACATCCTGGACTTGCTGCTGCAGCCAGAGCTGCAGCGTCTGCAGAAATTTGCTCAAGGAGAGCAGGATATGAGCAG GGATGATGTTCTTCAGAGTCTCTGTATAGTCCAGCACTGTTTACTGGGAGCTGGCAGCATGCTCCCCTCTTTAGAAGGACTCCCAGTCACTGGCCT TGTTACAAGCATGGTTGTCCTGGAGGAAACAAAGCTGTACATTGGTGTTGACTATG ACATGTCCAGAGAAAACTATCGTGACGCAATCTGCAAAGTGATGAGACAGTTGCTTC ATTACATTCTGGAACACTCAGAGGACGACACCAAATCCCTCTTTGCTGTTATCAAG ATCCTTAGCGACTTGATGCACTTTAAAGGTTCCCACAAACACGAGTTTGACTCCCGTTGGAAGAGTTTTAACCTGGTGAAGAAGTCTATGGAGAACAGG CTTCATGGCAAGAAAAAGCATATTCGAGCGCTTCTGATCGACAGAGTTCTACTTCAGCATGAG ATGCGTAAGCTGTTGGTAGAGGGTTGTGAATACAAGACTGTTCATCAGGACCTACTTAGGGACCTTCTACGTCTCTCAACCAGCACCTACAGTCAG GTCCGCAGCAAGGCCCAGAACGTGTTGTTTACAGCACTGGGCACATACAACTTCTGCTGCAGAGATATTACTCCACGTGTCCTGGAGCTGCTGAAACCCACACGAACTGATGTCACCCAGCAACAGTTCAAG GGAGCGCTGTACTGCTTGCTCGGGAACCATGGTGGAGTGTGCATTGCCAACCTACATGACTGGGACTGCATCGCTCAGACGTGGCCCGCCATAGTGCGCTCTGGCCTCAGCTCAGCTATGTCTTTGGAGAAACCATCCATCGTCAGGCTGTTCGATGACCTCGCTGACAAGGTCCACCGCCAGTACGAGACCATCGGCATCGATTTCACC GTACCTGAGAACGCTGTGTTACTGGGCCAGAGCATCACGAAGTCAAGCCAACCCACTCCGCACATGGGTACCCCTACAGACCAGGAGCTGGAGCGGGGCCTGGCACTTCAAAAAGCCAAAAACCAGGATGCGGTGGA GAAGTATGAAGGGCTCGTGAGAGATCTGTTGGAATGTCTAGATGACCGTGACTT GCCTTGGAAGTTTGAGCACATTGCTATTGGCTTCCTATCTCTACTATTAAGAGATGACCATCCTTTACCTGCCCCGGCAGTCTGCTTCCTTGTGCAGAGCCTCATCCACGATGCTCTTGTTGTGCGCAAG ATGGCGATCGCTGCTGTGGCGGGCATACTGAAGCAGCTCAAGAGAACCCGCAAGAAAGTTCCCATCAATCCCTCTGAGATTA GTGGGGTAACGGAGCCGAAGGGGCTGGTGTCAGGAGACAGGCCAGGAAATGACTGGCTGCAGTATCACAGCGATAGCCTGCCACACAACCAACAGACCTGGGAGACTTTCTGCTTTGTGGAAAAGACACACTGGGGCTACCACAGCTGGCCAAA GAAGCTGATGGTTTATGCTCCACCAAATGAACAGCCTCAGGACCTCTGCACTGAGAACATGAGTGAG AGGGAGCACATCATCTATGAACACTTCACAGATCCCACATTCATCAGTCAGCTCATCAAGTTCTTGTCTCTTGAGGACCGAAAGGGCAAAGACAAGTTCAACCCTCGACGCTTCTGTCTATTTAAG GGTCTTTTCCGGAACTACAGCAACGCGTTCCTCTCCGTTCTCAAGCCTCATATGGAGACCCTGGCAGCTGACTCTCATGAGAGCACCCAGCGCTGTGTGGCCGAGATCATCGCAGGTCTGATAAGAGGCAGCAAGCATTGGAGCTTTAACAAA GTGGAGGAATTATGGCAGTTCCTGATTCCATTGATGCGAACAGCGTTATCAAAGATTACTGTAGAGACGTACGCTGACTGGGGTACCTGTGTGGCAACTGCTTGT GAGAGCAGAGATCCACGAAAGCTCCACTGGCTTCTTGAGATGCTGATGGAATGTCCTCTCAGCGGGGAAGGAGGATCATTTGTAGATGCCTG tcACCTGTACGTGCTGCAGGGTGGTCTCGCTCAGCAGGAGTGGAGGGTCCCTGAGCTTCTTCACAGACTGTTGAGTTATTTGGAGCCAAAACTCACTCAGGTTTATAAGAATGTGAGGGAGCGCATCGGCAG CGTGCTGACGTACATTTTCATGATTGACGTCACCCTGCCGTACACTCGGCCCACTAAGTCCCCACAGATCGCCCAGTTCACAGAGAGAATCCTTTCGAAGCTGAAGCCCCTGATGGAGGGAGATGAAGAGATCCAAAATCACGTAGTGGAGGAAAACGGAGTGGGCGAGCAGGATGAAAGGACACAGGCCATCAAACTCCTGAAAACGGTCCTGAAGTGGCAGATGGCCAGTGCGGGGCGCTCTTTCTCCACACCAGTGCCACAGCAACTCCAGCTGCTGCCCCTGCTTTTTAAg ATTGCTCCTGTTGAAAACGATGACAGCTATGACGAACTGAAGAGAGATGCAAAGACGTGCCTGTCCCTCATGTCTCAGGGGCTTCTTTATCCCGATCAGATCCCTCTGGTGTTGGAGGTGCTACACGAG ATCGCTGGCAGCAGCTCTTGGCATGCTCGGTTCTCAGTGCTGACGTACCTACAAATAATGGTGTTCTATAATCTGTTCACCATATTGAACACTGAGCATGCCGTTCAGGAAGTGAGAGATCTGGTCATCAGACTGCTGGAGGACGAGCAGCTGGAG GTGAGGGAGATGGCCGCCACCACTCTGAGCGGCTTCATGCAGTGTAACTTTCTGACCATGGACCCCTCCATGCAGACTCATTTCGAAGCTTTATGTAAAACAAGACTGCccaagaaaagaaagagagaagtgGGATCCGTGGTGGACACTATACCTTCAGTTG ACCTGGTACGGCGTCACGCAGGAGTGCTGGGACTCAGCGCTTGCATCTTATCCAGCCCGTATGATGTCCCAATCTGGATGCCTCAGATTCTCATGGACCTCAGCGCACATCTCAATGACACACAGCCTATCGAG ATGACCGTGAAAAAGACTCTGTCTAATTTCCGCCGCACTCATCACGACAACTGGCTGGAACACAAGCAGCAGTTCACGGACGACCAGCTCGTGGTGCTCACAGACCTTCTCGTGTCACCCTGCTACTATGCATAG